Proteins from one Nitrobacteraceae bacterium AZCC 2146 genomic window:
- a CDS encoding spore germination cell wall hydrolase CwlJ-like protein (product_source=COG3773; cog=COG3773; pfam=PF07486; transmembrane_helix_parts=Inside_1_12,TMhelix_13_32,Outside_33_468) gives MSVMRNRPNGARGASFGLGLCIFALIPTEIGYQDIASLLARQPGVAERWQKRVVASAVSSIQVATFSFARPIGTSSRNPTLQLASFDSSDSDITGALTRNPFAQAPRRYEAADFPKVDRTLKGDRLATRSPEAPAPDEAPAKEDSFDSNASVMGAKTADAQPSQETAPLDPELVEALQAPPLAQYDASLSLEIQPLNDPKAAPETAVIAIEPAPSKDGFSVKTASLFFGSSSLGASSETMERWQPGEEPMIVMPGVTPDPDLKTMSPLPAISADPVKGGESTAGKGEVNSTTHVKTPAERLGLLDEKVRAKQEKCLTDAIYFEARGEAVRGQMAVAQVVMNRVFSGFYPTTVCGVVYQNSHRHLACQFTFACDGIRDVVKEPDMWERARKIAKATLDGRLWLPEVAKSTHYHAYWVHPSWVHEMKKMYRTGVHTFYRPRAWGDGSDAPSWGTTAQTAEISAKLAAVKP, from the coding sequence ATGTCAGTAATGCGTAACCGGCCGAACGGCGCGCGTGGTGCGTCTTTCGGCCTCGGTCTTTGCATTTTCGCATTGATCCCGACAGAGATTGGCTACCAGGATATCGCTTCGTTGCTGGCTCGCCAGCCGGGCGTCGCCGAGCGCTGGCAGAAGCGCGTGGTCGCCTCCGCGGTCAGTTCGATCCAGGTCGCGACCTTCAGTTTTGCCCGCCCGATCGGAACCTCGTCGCGCAATCCGACCTTGCAACTCGCCAGTTTCGATAGTTCCGACAGCGATATTACCGGCGCGCTGACGCGAAATCCGTTCGCGCAGGCGCCGCGCCGCTATGAAGCCGCCGACTTTCCGAAAGTGGATCGCACGTTGAAGGGCGATCGCCTCGCCACACGCTCACCGGAAGCCCCGGCCCCCGATGAGGCGCCGGCGAAAGAAGATTCATTCGACTCCAATGCCTCGGTGATGGGTGCGAAAACCGCTGACGCGCAGCCTTCGCAAGAGACCGCGCCACTCGATCCCGAACTCGTGGAAGCGCTGCAGGCGCCGCCGCTCGCGCAATACGACGCATCGCTGTCGCTGGAAATCCAGCCGCTCAACGATCCCAAGGCCGCGCCCGAAACTGCCGTCATCGCAATCGAGCCGGCGCCGTCGAAGGATGGTTTTTCGGTCAAGACCGCGAGCCTGTTCTTCGGCAGTTCGTCGCTCGGAGCGTCCAGCGAGACCATGGAGCGTTGGCAACCCGGCGAAGAGCCGATGATCGTGATGCCCGGCGTAACGCCTGATCCCGATCTGAAGACAATGTCGCCGTTGCCGGCGATATCGGCCGATCCGGTCAAGGGCGGAGAGAGCACCGCCGGCAAGGGCGAGGTCAACAGCACCACTCACGTCAAGACGCCGGCCGAGCGTCTCGGCCTGCTCGACGAGAAAGTCCGCGCCAAGCAGGAGAAGTGCCTGACGGATGCGATCTATTTTGAAGCGCGCGGCGAAGCGGTGCGCGGCCAGATGGCGGTGGCACAGGTGGTGATGAACCGGGTGTTCTCCGGCTTCTATCCGACGACAGTGTGCGGCGTCGTCTATCAGAATTCGCATCGCCATCTGGCGTGCCAGTTCACCTTCGCCTGCGACGGCATTCGCGATGTCGTCAAGGAACCGGATATGTGGGAACGCGCGCGCAAGATCGCGAAGGCGACACTGGACGGCCGGCTGTGGCTGCCGGAAGTCGCGAAGTCCACGCACTACCATGCCTATTGGGTGCATCCGTCGTGGGTGCATGAGATGAAGAAGATGTACCGCACCGGCGTGCATACGTTCTACCGGCCACGGGCGTGGGGCGACGGCAGCGACGCGCCGAGCTGGGGCACGACGGCGCAGACCGCGGAAATTTCCGCGAAGCTGGCCGCGGTCAAGCCGTAA
- a CDS encoding pyruvate,orthophosphate dikinase (product_source=KO:K01006; cath_funfam=1.20.80.30,3.20.20.60,3.30.470.20,3.50.30.10; cog=COG0574; ko=KO:K01006; pfam=PF00391,PF01326,PF02896; superfamily=51621,52009,56059; tigrfam=TIGR01828), translating to MAKTASKTKKASAKSKPAALARAKAAPPANARKALKKAQAKPVAKAKPAAKAKPVAKVAAKAVAKKLAPKKTVVSKVAAKPVNDVIKAGKWVYSFGDGKAEGKAGLRDLLGGKGANLAEMANLGLPVPPGFTIPTSVCTYFYAHGKTYPKDLQSQVEKALAMVGKITGKGFGDPKNPLLVSVRSGARASMPGMMDTVLNLGLNDTTVEALAELSGDKRFAYDSYRRFITMYSDVVLGFEHHHFEDILDTYKDSKGYSLDTDLDGDDWVTLVAKYKDAVARETGQDFPQDPHAQLWGAVGAVFSSWMNARAVTYRRLHDIPESWGTAVSVQAMVFGNMGETSATGVAFTRNPSTGESKLYGEFLINAQGEDVVAGIRTPQDITEDARKESGSDKASMEAAMPEAFRELTRIYTQLEKHYRDMQDMEFTVEQGRLWMLQTRNGKRTAKASIRIAVELANEGVISQKDAVSRIDPTSLDQLLHPTIDPSANRDVIATGLPASPGAASGEIVFSSDEAAKLQADGRNVILVRIETSPEDIHGMHAAEGILTTRGGMTSHAAVVARGMGKPCVSGCGTIRVDYGRGTMSIGNRTFKAGDVITIDGSIGHVLAGRMPMIEPELSGEFNTLMGWADKVRKLKVRVNGDTPDDARTAIKFGAEGIGLCRTEHMFFEETRIRTVREMILAEDEQARRAALAKLLPMQRADFVELFEIMKGLPVTIRLLDPPLHEFLPHTQAEVEEVARSMNTDPRKLADRARDLAEFNPMLGFRGCRLAIAYPEIAEMQARALFEAAVEAGKRTGELVGLEVMVPLIATKMEFDLIKARIDVTAASVIKETGGKLKYQVGTMIELPRACLMAGEIAETAEFFSFGTNDLTQTTFGISRDDAASFLGTYIAKGILAVDPFISVDRNGVGELVKIGVARGRKTRPGIKVGICGEHGGDPASVAFCHEIGLDYVSCSPYRVPIARLAAAQAALGKEISSQA from the coding sequence ATGGCCAAAACCGCATCGAAGACCAAAAAAGCCTCTGCGAAGTCGAAGCCAGCCGCCCTTGCCCGGGCCAAGGCCGCCCCGCCAGCCAACGCTCGCAAGGCGCTGAAGAAGGCGCAAGCGAAACCCGTAGCCAAGGCCAAGCCCGCGGCAAAGGCGAAGCCTGTCGCCAAGGTGGCCGCAAAGGCGGTGGCCAAGAAGCTGGCGCCGAAGAAGACGGTGGTCAGCAAAGTGGCCGCCAAGCCGGTCAATGATGTGATCAAGGCCGGCAAGTGGGTCTACAGCTTTGGCGACGGCAAGGCCGAAGGCAAAGCGGGCCTGCGCGATTTGCTCGGCGGCAAGGGCGCGAACCTCGCCGAAATGGCCAATCTCGGCCTGCCGGTGCCTCCCGGTTTCACGATTCCGACCTCGGTCTGCACCTACTTCTACGCCCACGGCAAAACCTATCCCAAGGATCTGCAGTCCCAGGTCGAGAAGGCGCTGGCCATGGTCGGCAAGATCACCGGCAAGGGCTTTGGCGATCCGAAGAATCCGCTGCTGGTCTCGGTGCGCTCCGGCGCCCGCGCCTCGATGCCGGGCATGATGGACACCGTGCTCAACCTCGGCCTCAACGACACCACCGTGGAAGCGCTGGCGGAGTTGTCCGGCGACAAGCGCTTCGCCTATGACAGCTATCGCCGCTTCATCACGATGTATTCCGACGTGGTGCTCGGCTTCGAGCATCATCACTTCGAGGACATTCTCGACACCTACAAGGACAGCAAGGGCTACTCGCTCGACACCGATCTCGACGGTGACGACTGGGTTACGCTGGTTGCCAAGTACAAGGACGCCGTTGCGCGCGAAACCGGCCAGGACTTCCCGCAGGATCCGCATGCCCAGCTGTGGGGCGCGGTCGGCGCGGTGTTCTCATCCTGGATGAACGCCCGCGCGGTGACCTATCGCCGCCTGCACGACATTCCGGAATCCTGGGGCACTGCGGTCAGCGTGCAGGCCATGGTGTTCGGCAATATGGGCGAGACCTCGGCCACCGGCGTTGCGTTCACGCGCAATCCCTCCACCGGCGAGAGCAAGCTGTACGGCGAATTCCTGATCAACGCGCAGGGCGAAGACGTGGTGGCGGGCATCCGCACGCCGCAGGACATCACCGAAGACGCGCGCAAGGAATCCGGCTCTGACAAGGCCTCGATGGAAGCCGCGATGCCGGAGGCGTTCCGTGAACTGACGCGGATCTACACGCAGCTGGAAAAGCACTACCGCGATATGCAGGACATGGAGTTCACGGTCGAGCAGGGCCGGCTCTGGATGCTGCAGACCCGCAATGGCAAGCGCACCGCAAAGGCCTCGATCCGCATTGCGGTCGAACTCGCCAATGAAGGCGTGATCTCGCAGAAGGACGCAGTGTCGCGGATCGATCCGACATCGCTGGATCAGCTGCTGCACCCGACCATCGATCCATCCGCCAATCGCGACGTCATCGCCACCGGCCTGCCGGCATCGCCAGGTGCGGCGTCGGGCGAGATCGTGTTCTCCTCGGACGAAGCCGCGAAGCTGCAGGCCGATGGCCGCAACGTCATTCTGGTGCGCATCGAGACCAGCCCGGAAGACATTCACGGCATGCACGCCGCGGAAGGCATTCTCACCACGCGCGGCGGCATGACCTCGCATGCGGCGGTGGTGGCGCGCGGCATGGGCAAACCCTGCGTTTCCGGTTGCGGCACCATTCGCGTCGATTACGGCCGTGGTACCATGTCGATTGGCAATCGCACCTTCAAGGCGGGCGACGTCATCACCATCGATGGCTCGATTGGCCATGTGCTGGCCGGCCGCATGCCGATGATCGAGCCGGAACTATCCGGCGAATTCAACACCCTGATGGGCTGGGCCGACAAGGTTCGAAAGCTCAAGGTCCGCGTCAACGGCGATACGCCGGACGATGCGCGTACCGCGATCAAGTTCGGCGCCGAAGGCATCGGCCTGTGCCGCACCGAGCACATGTTCTTCGAGGAAACCCGCATCCGCACCGTGCGCGAGATGATTCTGGCGGAAGACGAGCAGGCGCGCCGCGCCGCGCTCGCCAAGCTGTTGCCGATGCAGCGCGCCGATTTCGTCGAACTGTTCGAGATCATGAAGGGGCTTCCGGTCACCATTCGGTTGCTCGACCCGCCGCTGCATGAATTCCTGCCGCACACCCAGGCCGAGGTCGAGGAAGTCGCGCGCTCGATGAATACCGATCCGCGCAAGCTGGCCGATCGCGCCCGCGATCTCGCCGAGTTCAACCCGATGCTCGGCTTCCGCGGCTGCCGTCTGGCGATCGCCTATCCGGAGATCGCCGAGATGCAGGCGCGCGCGCTGTTCGAAGCCGCGGTTGAAGCCGGCAAGCGCACCGGCGAACTGGTCGGGCTCGAAGTGATGGTGCCGCTGATCGCCACCAAGATGGAATTCGATCTGATCAAGGCCCGGATCGATGTCACCGCGGCTTCGGTGATCAAGGAGACCGGCGGCAAGCTGAAGTATCAGGTCGGCACCATGATCGAATTGCCGCGCGCCTGCCTGATGGCCGGCGAGATCGCCGAGACCGCGGAGTTCTTCTCGTTCGGCACCAACGATCTGACGCAGACCACCTTCGGCATCAGCCGCGACGATGCCGCGAGCTTCCTCGGCACCTACATCGCCAAGGGCATCCTTGCCGTGGATCCATTCATCTCGGTCGATCGCAACGGCGTCGGCGAACTGGTGAAGATCGGCGTCGCGCGCGGCCGCAAGACCCGCCCGGGTATCAAGGTCGGCATCTGCGGCGAGCATGGCGGCGATCCCGCCTCGGTGGCATTCTGCCACGAGATCGGTCTCGATTACGTGTCCTGCTCACCGTACCGCGTGCCGATCGCCCGTCTTGCTGCAGCGCAAGCGGCGCTCGGCAAGGAGATTTCCAGCCAGGCGTGA
- a CDS encoding hypothetical protein (product_source=Hypo-rule applied; pfam=PF11295; superfamily=103481; transmembrane_helix_parts=Outside_1_4,TMhelix_5_22,Inside_23_28,TMhelix_29_51,Outside_52_52) codes for MVLTAAHIQPIVALIAGILILLMPRLLNLIVAIYLIFVGLAGLGVLRMLHIS; via the coding sequence ATGGTCCTCACGGCAGCCCACATCCAGCCGATCGTTGCCCTTATTGCGGGCATCCTCATCCTCCTGATGCCGCGGCTGCTCAATTTGATCGTCGCGATCTACCTTATTTTCGTCGGTCTGGCCGGCCTTGGCGTGCTTCGCATGCTGCACATCTCATAA
- a CDS encoding hypothetical protein (product_source=Hypo-rule applied; cath_funfam=3.10.450.160; cleavage_site_network=SignalP-noTM; pfam=PF06823), translating into MRNKLFAIAAFAGALSAPLAAQAQSETTIGVGRAPVIVNEVDAEGITVEQRPAFREYVVRERVPTYTVPGRVIVGGTLPDVGVTYYDVPQTYGSTPYRYTVVNGQTVLVEPRSRRIVQVID; encoded by the coding sequence ATGCGAAACAAGCTATTTGCGATCGCCGCATTCGCAGGCGCCCTGAGCGCTCCATTGGCGGCGCAGGCGCAGAGTGAAACGACCATCGGCGTTGGCCGCGCACCGGTGATCGTCAACGAGGTCGATGCCGAAGGCATCACCGTTGAACAGCGCCCGGCGTTTCGGGAATACGTGGTCCGCGAACGCGTGCCAACCTACACCGTGCCAGGACGCGTCATCGTCGGCGGCACCTTACCCGACGTCGGCGTGACCTATTATGACGTGCCGCAAACCTACGGCTCAACGCCTTATCGCTACACGGTCGTCAACGGGCAGACCGTGCTGGTCGAACCGCGCTCGCGCCGGATCGTTCAGGTGATCGATTAA
- a CDS encoding hypothetical protein (product_source=Hypo-rule applied): protein MATNNGGKFTAAEQGVASTELTNRFNNALAPATSTAQLTGDFSGIYKAALTYLDGASGEEKATASWAAQRAAVVKGVQATQQDPATAPSGIANDPVAAYLAQDSSGATTPTQSFSSVAKAARAALDTQASAATANGKELVFDAGRKTGQLADLSAIDNRSLSAISMNQDGLFSSQETFAAKQELNSRNRASILEALKQSQSSGDPTQLSLGILNTYSAMSDEERQASNWTPAFRDNAVQSYKTTTSLLSMLKNS from the coding sequence ATGGCCACCAACAATGGCGGCAAGTTCACCGCCGCAGAGCAGGGTGTTGCGAGCACCGAACTCACCAACCGCTTCAACAACGCCCTGGCGCCGGCGACATCCACCGCGCAACTGACCGGCGATTTCAGCGGAATTTACAAGGCGGCCCTGACCTATCTCGATGGCGCCAGCGGCGAGGAAAAGGCCACGGCATCATGGGCGGCGCAGCGCGCTGCGGTGGTCAAGGGCGTTCAGGCCACGCAGCAGGATCCGGCCACCGCACCATCCGGAATTGCCAACGACCCGGTCGCCGCCTATCTCGCGCAGGATTCATCCGGCGCTACCACGCCGACGCAGAGTTTTTCCAGCGTCGCCAAGGCGGCGCGCGCAGCGCTCGATACGCAGGCCAGCGCCGCTACGGCCAACGGCAAGGAACTGGTGTTCGATGCCGGCCGCAAGACCGGTCAACTCGCCGACTTGTCGGCCATCGACAATCGCTCGCTCTCGGCCATTTCGATGAATCAGGATGGACTGTTTTCAAGTCAGGAGACCTTCGCGGCCAAGCAGGAACTGAATTCCCGCAACCGCGCCAGCATCCTTGAGGCCCTGAAGCAGAGCCAGAGCAGCGGCGATCCCACCCAACTCAGCCTCGGCATTCTCAACACCTATTCGGCAATGAGCGACGAAGAGCGGCAGGCGTCGAACTGGACGCCTGCATTCCGCGACAACGCCGTACAGAGCTACAAAACCACGACGTCGCTGCTGTCGATGCTGAAGAATTCATAG
- a CDS encoding hypothetical protein (product_source=Hypo-rule applied) encodes MTVEKSFTADELASCARAASDSVRLVAASDDDDDALSLLASAFASDGCAAAARA; translated from the coding sequence GTGACCGTTGAGAAGTCTTTCACGGCGGATGAACTGGCGAGCTGCGCCCGCGCAGCGTCCGACAGCGTCAGGTTGGTCGCCGCGTCCGATGACGACGACGACGCGCTGTCATTGCTGGCGAGCGCATTCGCCAGCGACGGCTGCGCCGCCGCCGCGCGAGCATAG